The genomic window AGTGCCAAAGACTTGGCAGCAATCAATAATCGTGACGAGATCCTACGCTACTTGGATGCTGCCACAGCAAATTTCGAAGCTAGCGAGAAGTAAGTgcgtataataataatttttttgtaaaaaagctAAATCATACGACGTCCATCAATGTAGGAAAAAGGCTAAAGCCATGCGCGAACTCGCcgagaaaaattgtgaaaaacgcATGCGTGAATATATGAAGCGTCAGCAGAAGCTGGAGAATGAGCAGCTGGATGTGAGCGGAAAATCAATAGCCCCTACAACCCCAACGAACAACAGCAATAGATCGAATGTGCTATCAACACTCAAgcaaaaaatatggtccagccAAGGTAATTTGAATAAAACCACAAAAGACATCACACCAACTGCAGGCCCATGTTCAAGTATCAGCAGTGGCAGTACAACTACGAAATTCAGTGAACTGGTATCACCCGGCAGTGGTAGTGGCGGTAGTGTTGGGTCCATTGCAAGTCGCGTTGCGATTACACAAAACAAACAGCGCAGCTGTCAACATCATCACTCACAACAACACACGCAGAATAAAGTTGATGAGGCTGCCTTCAAAATTGGCGGTATCGAACCAGATGGCAAGCGTACCGTCACATCGCTAGTGGGCGTACAACGGGATTCGGAAGTTTTATATGTAGGCACATTCAGTTCGAACGAAGAGAGCAGTAAGCGTGGTAAAATTAGCGATGTTTTCGAAGTGACAGACGAGACTGGTAGCGATCGAGAGCGTGATGCGTCAAAAATGGGTTACAGCACACTCTTACGTTCTTT from Eurosta solidaginis isolate ZX-2024a chromosome 3, ASM4086904v1, whole genome shotgun sequence includes these protein-coding regions:
- the Sans gene encoding pre-mRNA splicing regulator USH1G isoform X2, whose amino-acid sequence is MRWILIDIVPKTWQQSIIVTRSYATWMLPQQISKLARSKKKAKAMRELAEKNCEKRMREYMKRQQKLENEQLDVSGKSIAPTTPTNNSNRSNVLSTLKQKIWSSQGNLNKTTKDITPTAGPCSSISSGSTTTKFSELVSPGSGSGGSVGSIASRVAITQNKQRSCQHHHSQQHTQNKVDEAAFKIGGIEPDGKRTVTSLVGVQRDSEVLYVGTFSSNEESSKRGKISDVFEVTDETGSDRERDASKMGYSTLLRSFSQPDILGDSYTPLARQSEEYPRQRTGALFDRPMLGSIAFRRSVTAALNKLQPSTESYLSHDIDGGTTVGGSAMGRQGAAVTTTKTSRTNKQRSFMNISDSDSDAADGYSEDEQETVGTPIARFLTAWGLEEYLAIFQKQQIDLDTLMLLTEADLKSLALPLGPFRKLTCAIQERKNALANPGAMIDSRL